TTTCTAAAATGCGTGACATGTGATCTGCCGCTTCGCGGAAATGCACCAGCTTTGCCCCGCTTGTGCCACAGTGCTGAATAAACTCTTGCCTGGAACACCCGCGCGCCATCCGGCGTGCCCTTGTGCAACCGAGACAGGCAGGCCGCAGCATGAATATGGAAACCTCCGCCGTAATGGCGCCCCCCTCTCCGCGCGGGCTGGAGCAAATGCAGCTCCCCATGGTGATGATGCGGGATATCCTGCTGAAAACGATCTTTCGCAAGACCTGCGAAAACGTCAGCGAAATCGCCGCCGCAATCTGCCTGCCGATCCCGGTGACACAGGAACTGGTGGATATTGCCCGCGAACAGAAACTGCTGGAGGCCACCGGTACACTGAACGCCAACAGCGGCAACGAAATGGGCTATCAGCTGACCGAAGCAGGCAAGGCCCGCGCGCTGGATGCTCTCAGCCAGTCGGAGTACTACGGCGCCATGCCGGTGCCGCTGGACATCTACCGCGAGCAGGTCAAACGCCAGTCGATCCGCAATATTCTGGTCACCCGTCAGCAGCTTTTGGGCGCGATGGGGCATCTGGTGCTGCCCGACAGCCTGCTGGACCACCTTGGCCCCGCCGTCAGCGCCGGTCGCTCCATCCTGATGTATGGCCCACCCGGCAACGGTAAATCCTCCATCTCCAACGGCATCCGCGACGCGCTGGGGGACCATGTCTATGTGCCCCGCGCCATCGAATATGCAGGTCAGGTGATCACGGTCTATGATCCCATCGTGCACACCGCCGTGCCCCTACCAGAGGACGACCCCAACAGCCTGCGCCGCGCGCGCCGCTTTGACAGCCGCTATGTGATGTGTGAACGCCCCACGGTTGTCACCGGCGGCGAGCTGTCCCTGTCGATGCTGGATCTGGTCTACAACCCCACCGCGCGCACCTATCAGGCACCGCTGCAGCTGAAATCCACCGGCGGCATCTTCATCGTCGATGACCTTGGCCGACAGGCGGAATCACCGCAGGCGCTGGTCAACCGCTGGATCGTGCCGCTGGAAGAGGGACGCGATATCCTCTCCCTGCAATCGGGCGAGAAATTCGAAGTGCCATTCGACACGCTGGTGATTTTCTCCACCAACTTCCACCCCAATGAAATCTTCGATCAGGCTGCCCTGCGCCGGATCTTCTTCAAGATCAAAATCGACGGCCCCGATCAGGAAAACTTCCTCAAGATCTTTGCCATGGTCGCGCAGAAAAAAGGCATCCCGCTTGATGAGGCCGCGCTGGTGCACCTGCTCAAACACAAATACCCGACCATCGACAATATCTACGCCAATTATCAGCCGGTGTTCCTGATCGACCAGATGAAGGCGATCTGCGATTTCGAAGGCATCCCCTACCAGATGTCTCCCGACCTCATCGACCGCGCCTGGGCCAATATGTTCGTGAAGGACGAACACATCGTCAAATGAGCCACCCCAAAGTTTTTTGAAAACTTTGGCCAGAACTTTTAGAAAAGTTCTGCCACCGCGCCTACATAAGTCGGATGAGCAGGCTTCCCGATGTCATCACGGATTGGTTCAGCACCCGTGGCTGGACCATTCATCCCCACCAGCAAGAGATGCTGGCGCGCGCCGATGATCCGGCGACATTGCTGATTGCCCCCACCGGTGGTGGCAAAACGATGGCTGGTTTCCTGCCAACGCTGGCTGATCTCGCCACCGGCGACCACCAGGGTCTGCACACGCTCTATGTCTCGCCGCTGAAGGCGCTGGCGGCGGATATCAAACGCAACCTGGGCACCCCGGTTGACGACATCGGCCTGCCCATCCGCATTGATGACCGCACCGGTGACACCCCCGCCAGCCGCAAGCGCAGCCAGCGCGCCGATCCCCCCCACATCCTGCTCACCACACCTGAAAGCCTTGCCCTGCTCACCTCTTACGAGGACGCGCCGCGCATGTTTGCGGGGCTGAAACGGGTGGTGCTGGATGAAATCCACGCCCTCGCCGACAGCAAACGCGGCGATCAACTGATGCTCGCCCTGACCCGGCTGCAAGCGATCTGCCCCGACATGCGCCGGGTCGGCCTTTCCGCCACCGTCGATGACCCCGGCGCCATCGCGCAATATCTGGCCCGCCACCCGGACCCCTGTGATATCGTGCTGGCCGATCCCGGCCCCGCCCCCGACATCCGGATGCTGCACACAGACGCGGCCCCGCCCTGGGCCGGTGGCGGTGCCGCCCATGCCATCCCTGCCGTGCTGGAACAGATCAAAGCGCACAGGACCACGCTGATCTTCCACAACACCCGCGCCCAGGCCGAAATCTTCTTTCGCAATCTCTGGCTCGCCAATGATGACGCGCTGCCGATTGGCATCCACCACGGCTCGCTTGATCGGGTGCAGCGCGACCGGGTGGAGGCGGCAATGGTTCGGGGAGAGTTGCGCGCCGTAGTCTGCACCGGCTCACTTGATCTGGGCATCGACTGGGGGGATGTGGATCTGGTGATCCAGATCGGCGCGCCAAAAAACGTCAAGCGACTGGTGCAGCGCATCGGACGCGCCAACCACCGCTACAACGCCCCCTCCAAGGCGCTGCTGGTGCCCGCCAACCGGTTTGAGGTGGTGGAATGCCGCGCCGCCCTTGAGGCGGTTGAGGCAGGCACGCTGGACGGATCGCCACGCTCCCCCGGCCCCCGCGACGTCCTGTGTCAGCACATCCTGATCCACGCGTGCGCCGGTCCCTTTGCTGCCCATGATCTGTTTGCTGAGGTCACCGGCGCTGGCGCCTATGCCAGCCTCACCCGCGCAGAGTTCGACGCCTGCCTCGACTTCTGCGCCACCGGCGGCTACGCGCTACGGGTCTATGACCAATGGCAACGGCTGCTGCAGCGCCCCGACGGGCTGTGGCAGCTGCGGGACCCCCGCGCCGCCCGCCGTATCCGCATGAATATCGGCACCATTCAGGACGCCGACCTCCTGAAAGTCAGGCTCAAACGCAGCCGTGGTGGCAAACCGCTGGGGGAAATTGAGGAAGCCTTTGCCGCCACTCTGACCCCCGGAGATACCTTTCTCATCGGTGGGCAGGTGGTACGCTATGAGAGCTTGCGTGAAATGACGGTGGAGGTCAGTCGCAATGCCAGCAAGACGCCCAAGGTGGCAGTCTTCTCCGGCACCAAATTTGCCACCTCGACCCAGCTCAGCACCCGCATTCTGGATATCTTGCAACGCGACAGCTGGCCCGATCTGCCACCGCACACCGCTGATTGGCTGGCCTTGCAACGCGAGGTCTCGCAGTTGCCCCGCCGGGGCCAGCTGCTGCTCGAAAGCTTCCCCTTCCGGGGCCGCGAACACCTTTGCATCTACGGCTTTGCCGGGCGCAATGCGATGCAGACCCTCGGTCTGTTGCTGACCAAACGCATGGAGGAGCTGTCGCTCGACCCGCTGGGCTTTGTCGCCACCGATTATGCCACGCTGATCTGGGGTCTCAGCCCGGTTGACGACCCCGCCCCCCTGTTCGACCCGGACAAACTGCGCGCCGGTCTCGATGGCTGGCTGGCGGACAACGCGGTGATGAAACGCAGCTTTCGCGCGGTGGCCAATATCGCAGGCCTCATCGAACGCAACACCCCCGGCCAGCGCAAGAGCGGCCGTCAGGCGACGTTCTCCTCTGACATCCTCTACGACACATTGCGCAAATATGATCCCGATCACCTGCTTCTGGACATCACACGGCAGGAGGCGCTTGGCGGTCTGGTGGACTTCGGCCGTATTGAGGAGATGCTGACGCGCATCAACGGAAACATCACCCTCAACCGCCTGTCGCAGATCTCGCCCCTTGCAGCCCCCCTGCTGCTTGAGGTCGGCAAGGTCCCGGTAAAAGGCGCGGCACAGGAAAAATTGCTGCAACGCGAGACCGAAGATCTGATGCGACTCGCCGGGCTGGCAGCGCTTGAAGCCCCGGCCGCACCAGAGCTTTGACTCCGATAGACAGACTTGCACCGTCCCGAAAAACCAGCGATCAGAGCAGCCATGACCGGCTATGATTTCTCCCTCGCAGACCAGCAGCTCACAGCGCTTGGCTCCGGCGCGCTCTGGTGGCAGGCGCGCAGACTGCTCTGCGTCGCCGATCTTCACTTGGGAAAATCCGAACGCCAGCTCAGACGCGGCGGCACCGCCCTGCCCCCCTATGAGACTCGCGACACGCTTGAGCGTCTCGCAGCGGTGATCGACCAGACACGCCCCGAAACGGTCATCTGCCTCGGCGACAGTTTCGACGATAATGCCGCAACCGCAGCCTTGTCAGATGCCGACCAAACCCGTCTCGACCAGCTGATCGCGGCCCACCGCTGGATCTGGATCACCGGCAACCATGACCCCGCCCCCACCGGGTTGGCGGGCGAGGCACATGACAGCCTGACCCTCGGCCCGCTGCTGTTTCGTCACATCGCCGAACCCACATTTACAAGCGAGAGCGCAACAGACGTCACCGCTGAAATCTCCGGGCATTACCACCCCAAGGCCCGCCTGCGTGGCAACGCGCGACCGGCATTTCTCGCAGATCACCAGCGCCTGATCCTGCCCGCCTTCGGCACCTATACCGGCGGCCTCTGCACCACCCATGACGCGCTGCGGGATCTGATGTCGCCACGGGCCCTGGCGATTCTCACCGGCCCGCGCCCACTGCCCTGCCCGATGCCGCGCTGACCCTCTGCAATAGATCTGCGCGCAGCGTCACATCCCCATCGCAGCATGCGTGGTCTATGCTGGCTGCACATGTGAAAGGGACCGCCATGATCGAACAGCGCATCCGCGACAGTTTTGCCAAACAGACCATGATGCAGACGCTGGGCGCAAATATTGCAGAGGTCGGCGAAGGCACCGTCACCATCTCCGCGCCCATCCTGCCGGGCAGCCGCCAGCAACACGGGGTGGCCCATGCCGCCCTCAGCTTTGCCATCGGTGACAGTGCCGCAGGTTACGCCGCCCTCACCCTGATGCCCGAGGACAGCGAGGTCATGACAGCCGAGATGAAGATCAACCTCCTCGCACCGGGCGCGGGCGATCTTCTGCGTGCCACCGGCAAGGTCATCAAACCCGGCCGCCGCCTGATCATCGTCACCGCCGAAGTCTATGCCATCACCGGCGCAGAGGAAAAACTGATCGCCGTTCTGCAGGGCACAATGGTGCCGGTGTCAGTCTAAGCGCCGCTACCCGTCACCTTTCCCAAAAATACTCCCGCCCGCTGCCCGTCAGGCGGCTTTGCCGCTGAGAGGGGGGCATCCGACAGGAGTATCAAACGTTACCGTTGTGGTTTTGCGCGGGGTTTACGCAGTCAGGCCTTCCGGCTCTGCCAGCCCATTGGCGCGGCAGCAGGCGGTCACGGTGTTGGCCAACAGGCAGGCAATGGTCATCGGGCCAACGCCGCCGGGCACCGGGGTGATCGCGCCTGCGCGCTCGGCGCAGCTGGCGTAATCCACATCCCCCACCA
The nucleotide sequence above comes from Phaeobacter inhibens DSM 16374. Encoded proteins:
- a CDS encoding ATPase codes for the protein MNMETSAVMAPPSPRGLEQMQLPMVMMRDILLKTIFRKTCENVSEIAAAICLPIPVTQELVDIAREQKLLEATGTLNANSGNEMGYQLTEAGKARALDALSQSEYYGAMPVPLDIYREQVKRQSIRNILVTRQQLLGAMGHLVLPDSLLDHLGPAVSAGRSILMYGPPGNGKSSISNGIRDALGDHVYVPRAIEYAGQVITVYDPIVHTAVPLPEDDPNSLRRARRFDSRYVMCERPTVVTGGELSLSMLDLVYNPTARTYQAPLQLKSTGGIFIVDDLGRQAESPQALVNRWIVPLEEGRDILSLQSGEKFEVPFDTLVIFSTNFHPNEIFDQAALRRIFFKIKIDGPDQENFLKIFAMVAQKKGIPLDEAALVHLLKHKYPTIDNIYANYQPVFLIDQMKAICDFEGIPYQMSPDLIDRAWANMFVKDEHIVK
- a CDS encoding ligase-associated DNA damage response DEXH box helicase, whose amino-acid sequence is MSRLPDVITDWFSTRGWTIHPHQQEMLARADDPATLLIAPTGGGKTMAGFLPTLADLATGDHQGLHTLYVSPLKALAADIKRNLGTPVDDIGLPIRIDDRTGDTPASRKRSQRADPPHILLTTPESLALLTSYEDAPRMFAGLKRVVLDEIHALADSKRGDQLMLALTRLQAICPDMRRVGLSATVDDPGAIAQYLARHPDPCDIVLADPGPAPDIRMLHTDAAPPWAGGGAAHAIPAVLEQIKAHRTTLIFHNTRAQAEIFFRNLWLANDDALPIGIHHGSLDRVQRDRVEAAMVRGELRAVVCTGSLDLGIDWGDVDLVIQIGAPKNVKRLVQRIGRANHRYNAPSKALLVPANRFEVVECRAALEAVEAGTLDGSPRSPGPRDVLCQHILIHACAGPFAAHDLFAEVTGAGAYASLTRAEFDACLDFCATGGYALRVYDQWQRLLQRPDGLWQLRDPRAARRIRMNIGTIQDADLLKVRLKRSRGGKPLGEIEEAFAATLTPGDTFLIGGQVVRYESLREMTVEVSRNASKTPKVAVFSGTKFATSTQLSTRILDILQRDSWPDLPPHTADWLALQREVSQLPRRGQLLLESFPFRGREHLCIYGFAGRNAMQTLGLLLTKRMEELSLDPLGFVATDYATLIWGLSPVDDPAPLFDPDKLRAGLDGWLADNAVMKRSFRAVANIAGLIERNTPGQRKSGRQATFSSDILYDTLRKYDPDHLLLDITRQEALGGLVDFGRIEEMLTRINGNITLNRLSQISPLAAPLLLEVGKVPVKGAAQEKLLQRETEDLMRLAGLAALEAPAAPEL
- the pdeM gene encoding ligase-associated DNA damage response endonuclease PdeM, with the translated sequence MTGYDFSLADQQLTALGSGALWWQARRLLCVADLHLGKSERQLRRGGTALPPYETRDTLERLAAVIDQTRPETVICLGDSFDDNAATAALSDADQTRLDQLIAAHRWIWITGNHDPAPTGLAGEAHDSLTLGPLLFRHIAEPTFTSESATDVTAEISGHYHPKARLRGNARPAFLADHQRLILPAFGTYTGGLCTTHDALRDLMSPRALAILTGPRPLPCPMPR
- a CDS encoding PaaI family thioesterase produces the protein MIEQRIRDSFAKQTMMQTLGANIAEVGEGTVTISAPILPGSRQQHGVAHAALSFAIGDSAAGYAALTLMPEDSEVMTAEMKINLLAPGAGDLLRATGKVIKPGRRLIIVTAEVYAITGAEEKLIAVLQGTMVPVSV